A stretch of Anolis sagrei isolate rAnoSag1 chromosome X, rAnoSag1.mat, whole genome shotgun sequence DNA encodes these proteins:
- the PRR35 gene encoding proline-rich protein 35 — protein MSKDELGCKLAPVYKHKERKPKKPHYIPRPWGKPYNYKCFQCPFTCMEKSHLYNHMKYSLCKNSLSLLIESDWPYKKGNLLHPELRLLHATQASRARGRQDEAEACDPTGVTSATLSSDREGGREKPTGAEETSSERMSDEANQFQEEEEEEEVEEMSRLLQEVNSVEKKEKAKETNAIGEPTEPDMNALLFQFKNKREKACKDPAPDFIITDVFSLKKHAAKGKEPASLEMEAKPKPCKVPKKCSGSSSVLMEQWKLVANGQRRGGPSEVPASCPDGNIIPCYPPPAYGEFHEPQSLNLSLLGINYPLNPNLFSYLSPSVASSATPHSHLTQLPFLASTAQLMHPHSAHFQPLQNPERSAFLPRFYYPLLFEHSFTSAESKVANVKPEAQQPPATAMPAPSQPKPPVEPPKAGLLKVPVLKTSLPWMKGFREEPPPEHVHKALLLQDEEDKWLLHDKESHSLLGVNSLCRKPTIADAYQNIVGIKDGAALLPNSIRKADLPPVSACLDGGGIAMNNLKRKFAGNGLDFVGSNMLVPGKVTYQASGLRAAPTQPSKPLDHWHMELHACPTEDQEKTRGTDIVSPVITSQDHLFFKPSKEQVIAASPKDPEATTVLIGDLSKTLEEYQEVEKKLSDLAKEDTPAQKQLRDQLVKIRQELFHIHQALEKAAKPCEGPLDLSVKRPSQDVEKGYQDGKEPKASSRYGKDPGSISHCLAVDEAFQEDEESDCLLENESKTIDLLIKMSRSEHLRASSAEASLGTVIKAEVLPLGVPLELRHAMEPYYSRTTKCEADSSVLLCTDGRSNTNGNPGPPLSVAEDVPLGCRAVPRSLSCGLPSESDRMCIHSPLNTDP, from the exons ATGTCCAAGGATGAACTGGGCTGCAAGTTGGCACCAGTTTACAAGCACAAGGAGCGCAAACCCAAGAAACCGCACTACATTCCCAGGCCATGGGGGAAGCCCTACAACTACAAGTGTTTCCAGTGCCCATTCACCTGCATGGAGAAGTCCCACCTTTATAACCACATGAAGTACAGCTTATGTAAGAATTCCCTGTCTTTGCTCATTGAATCTGACTGGCCCTATAAGAAAGGCAACCTCCTTCACCCAGAGCTCCGTCTTTTGCATGCCACCCAGGCATCCCGAGCGCGAGGGAGGCAGGATGAAGCCGAGGCTTGCGATCCCACTGGTGTCACCAGTGCCACGCTCTCCTCAGATAGAGAAGGCGGAAGAGAGAAGCCCACAGGGGCAGAAGAGACGTCTTCAGAAAGAATGAGCGATGAAGCCAACCAATtccaggaagaggaagaggaggaggaagtggaggagatgTCCAGGCTATTGCAGGAAGTCAACTCTgttgagaagaaggagaaggccaAAGAGACCAATGCAATTGGAGAACCCACTGAGCCCGACATGAACGCCTTGCTCTTCCAGTTTAAAAACAAACGGGAGAAGGCCTGCAAAGACCCTGCGCCAGACTTCATCATCACAGATGTTTTCTCCTTAAAGAAGCATGCGGCGAAGGGAAAGGAGCCAGCCTCACTGGAGATGGAAGCCAAACCAAAGCCTTGCAAAGTGCCCAAGAAATGTTCAGGGAGCAGCAGCGTCCTTATGGAACAATGGAAGCTTGTTGCCAACGGCCAAAGGAGAGGGGGCCCCAGTGAGGTCCCAGCATCATGCCCTGACGGCAACATCATCCCATGTTACCCCCCGCCAGCCTACGGGGAATTCCACGAACCCCAGAGCCTCAATCTCTCCTTGCTGGGGATCAACTATCCATTGAACCCCAACCTCTTCTCTTATCTCAGCCCTTCTGTGGCAAGCAGTGCCACGCCACACTCCCACTTGACGCAGCTTCCTTTCCTGGCCTCCACGGCCCAGCTCATGCACCCCCATTCTGCCCATTTCCAGCCCCTCCAGAACCCAGAAAGGTCAGCTTTCCTCCCACGCTTCTACTACCCGTTGCTGTTTGAACACTCCTTCACCTCGGCAGAAAGCAAGGTGGCCAACGTTAAGCCAGAGGCCCAGCAGCCACCTGCGACAGCCATGCCTGCCCCTTCCCAACCCAAACCTCCTGTGGAGCCACCCAAGGCAGGTCTTCTGAAAGTGCCGGTGCTGAAGACCAGCCTCCCCTGGATGAAAGGCTTTCGGGAAGAGCCCCCTCCTGAGCACGTCCACAAGGCCTTGCtgctccaggatgaagaagacaaGTGGTTGCTCCATGACAAGGAGAGCCACTCTTTGCTGGGTGTCAACAGCCTGTGCAGAAAGCCAACCATAGCAGATGCCTACCAGAACATCGTTGGCATTAAAGACGGAGCAGCTCTTCTCCCCAACAGCATCAGGAAAGCAGACCTCCCCCCTGTGTCCGCCTGCTTGGATGGAGGTGGGATTGCCATGAATAACTTGAAGAGGAAGTTTGCAGGGAATGGCCTCGATTTTGTTGGCTCAAATATGCTGGTGCCTGGAAAAGTGACTTACCAAGCCAG CGGTTTGAGAGCTGCTCCCACTCAACCCTCGAAGCCTCTGGACcattggcacatggagctccatgcTTGCCCAACTGAAGACCAGGAGAAGACGCGTGGCACCGACATTGTATCCCCTGTAATTACATCTCAAGATCACCTCTTTTTTAAACCAAGCAAAGAACAAGTGATAGCAGCAAGCCCCAAAGACCCAGAAGCGACAACTGTACTCATTGGGGACTTGTCCAAAACATTAGAAGAGTATCAGGAGGTGGAGAAGAAGCTCTCAGACCTAGCCAAAGAGGACACTCCAGCCCAGAAGCAGCTAAGGGATCAGCTGGTCAAAATCCGGCAAGAACTTTTCCACATCCACCAGGCGCTGGAGAAAGCAGCCAAGCCCTGTGAAGGTCCTCTTGATCTCTCTGTGAAAAGACCCTCCCAAGATGTAGAGAAAGGCTACCAAGATGGAAAAGAGCCCAAGGCCAGTTCTAGGTATGGCAAGGATCCAGGCTCCATCAGTCACTGCTTGGCTGTGGATGAAGCCTTCCAAGAAGATGAGGAATCGGATTGTCTCCTGGAGAATGAGAGCAAGACCATCGACCTGCTGATCAAGATGAGCCGCTCGGAGCATCTTCGGGCCTCTTCAGCTGAAGCCAGCTTAGGCACAGTGATCAAAGCCGAGGTGCTGCCCCTCGGCGTCCCTCTTGAACTCCGGCATGCAATGGAGCCCTACTACAGCCGCACCACCAAATGCGAGGCCGATTCCAGTGTCCTGCTTTGCACCGATGGGAGGTCCAACACCAATGGCAACCCAGGCCCTCCGCTCTCAGTGGCTGAAGACGTCCCCCTCGGGTGTCGAGCCGTCCCACGCTCCTTGTCCTGTGGCCTGCCAAGCGAGTCCGACCGGATGTGCATCCACAGCCCATTGAACACAGACCCATGA